The following coding sequences lie in one Arthrobacter sp. PGP41 genomic window:
- the tsaD gene encoding tRNA (adenosine(37)-N6)-threonylcarbamoyltransferase complex transferase subunit TsaD: MNRLQPLVLGIESSCDETGVGVVRGTTLLTNTVSSSMDEHVRFGGVIPEIASRAHLDAFVPTLEQALSDAGVTLDEVDAIAVTSGPGLAGALMVGVCAAKALAVATGKPLYAINHLVAHVGVGLLDGNNAARAGSTAPRLPENLGALLVSGGHTEILKINSITDDVVLLGSTIDDAAGEAYDKVARILGLGYPGGPAIDKVARTGNPKTIRFPRGLSQPKYMGTAEEPGPHRYDWSFSGLKTAVARCVEQFEARGEVIPVADIAAAFQEAVVDIISSKAVLACREHGIKDVLLGGGVAANSRLRELTGQRCASAGIRLHVPPLDLCTDNGAMVAALGAQLVMAGVEPSGIRFAPDSSMPVTSVSLPA; encoded by the coding sequence ATGAACCGCTTGCAGCCACTGGTGCTGGGCATCGAATCGTCCTGCGACGAGACCGGCGTCGGCGTGGTCCGCGGCACAACGCTGCTCACCAACACCGTGTCCTCCTCCATGGACGAGCACGTCCGGTTCGGCGGCGTCATCCCCGAGATCGCCTCCCGGGCCCACCTCGATGCCTTTGTTCCCACCCTGGAGCAGGCGCTTTCCGACGCCGGCGTGACCCTCGACGAGGTGGACGCCATCGCCGTCACGTCCGGTCCTGGCCTGGCCGGAGCCCTCATGGTGGGGGTTTGCGCGGCCAAGGCGCTGGCGGTGGCCACCGGCAAGCCCCTGTACGCCATCAACCACCTGGTGGCCCATGTGGGAGTGGGCTTGCTGGACGGGAATAACGCAGCCCGGGCCGGCAGCACAGCGCCGCGGCTGCCGGAGAACCTCGGCGCCCTGCTGGTCTCCGGGGGCCACACTGAAATCCTGAAAATCAACAGCATTACCGACGACGTGGTGCTCCTCGGCTCCACCATCGACGATGCCGCCGGCGAAGCCTATGACAAGGTGGCCCGCATCCTGGGCCTCGGCTATCCGGGCGGACCGGCCATCGACAAGGTGGCCCGCACCGGTAACCCGAAGACAATCCGGTTTCCCCGCGGCCTCAGCCAGCCCAAGTACATGGGAACGGCCGAGGAGCCCGGCCCGCACCGTTATGACTGGTCCTTCAGCGGCCTCAAGACGGCGGTGGCCCGCTGCGTGGAGCAGTTCGAGGCGCGCGGGGAGGTGATTCCCGTGGCCGACATTGCGGCCGCCTTCCAGGAGGCGGTGGTGGACATCATCTCTTCCAAGGCCGTGCTGGCCTGCCGTGAGCACGGCATCAAGGACGTGCTCCTGGGCGGCGGCGTGGCGGCTAACTCAAGGCTCCGCGAGCTCACCGGCCAGCGCTGCGCCTCCGCCGGAATCAGGCTGCATGTGCCGCCGCTGGACCTCTGCACGGACAACGGCGCCATGGTGGCGGCACTGGGCGCGCAGCTGGTGATGGCGGGAGTGGAACCAAGCGGCATCCGCTTCGCCCCGGACTCGTCCATGCCGGTCACCTCGGTTTCCCTTCCGGCGTAA
- the rimI gene encoding ribosomal protein S18-alanine N-acetyltransferase translates to MTLDDVPAVSALEQRLFPVDAWPLQMFLDELSQPETRRYLVAQSTDGIVGYAGLMCIEPIADVQTIAVVPEYEGRGIGTALLTSLIDEARRRQAADVLLEVRADNPRAQQLYVRFGFEQIHVRPRYYRDGTDALIMRLQLAGIPAAGTGDANPEKGRQP, encoded by the coding sequence ATGACCCTGGACGACGTCCCCGCCGTGAGTGCCCTGGAACAGCGGCTCTTCCCGGTGGATGCCTGGCCCCTGCAGATGTTCCTCGACGAACTGTCCCAGCCGGAAACCCGCCGTTACCTGGTGGCGCAAAGCACCGACGGCATCGTGGGCTACGCCGGCCTGATGTGCATTGAGCCCATCGCGGATGTCCAGACCATCGCCGTCGTCCCTGAATATGAGGGCCGGGGCATCGGCACCGCGCTGCTCACCAGCCTCATCGACGAAGCCCGGCGCAGGCAGGCGGCGGACGTCCTGCTGGAGGTCCGGGCGGACAACCCGCGGGCGCAGCAGCTGTATGTCCGGTTCGGCTTCGAACAGATCCACGTCCGCCCCCGGTATTACCGCGACGGCACCGACGCCCTCATCATGCGCCTCCAGCTCGCCGGAATCCCCGCGGCGGGCACTGGAGACGCGAATCCCGAGAAAGGACGCCAGCCATGA
- the tsaB gene encoding tRNA (adenosine(37)-N6)-threonylcarbamoyltransferase complex dimerization subunit type 1 TsaB — protein MLILAIDTSAVASAALVSDHVPEGVLASFSTEDTRSHAEVLAPGIEEMLADAGVTGNDIDALVVGVGPGPFTGLRSGIATARTLAFVWGKPLHGLMSLDAVALEVAESSAAVSEFLVATDARRKEVYWARYSLTEGQLPVLEDGPHVSFAADLPRLPAFGAGAGLYADVLNVHPDFVQEQPDALYLGQFALARLAAGNGLLDSTPLYLRESDAQVPGPRKRAL, from the coding sequence ATGCTGATCCTGGCCATTGATACCTCCGCCGTCGCCAGCGCCGCCCTGGTTTCAGACCATGTGCCGGAAGGCGTGCTCGCCAGCTTCTCCACCGAGGACACCCGCAGCCATGCCGAGGTACTTGCCCCGGGGATCGAAGAGATGCTCGCGGACGCCGGCGTTACCGGAAACGATATCGACGCCCTGGTGGTGGGGGTGGGTCCCGGGCCTTTCACGGGGCTGCGGTCCGGAATCGCCACGGCGAGGACCCTGGCCTTTGTCTGGGGCAAGCCCCTGCACGGGCTGATGAGCCTGGATGCCGTGGCCCTGGAAGTGGCGGAATCCTCGGCGGCTGTGAGCGAGTTCCTCGTGGCAACCGACGCGCGCCGCAAGGAGGTCTACTGGGCGCGCTACAGCCTCACGGAAGGCCAGCTTCCAGTCCTGGAAGACGGCCCGCATGTCAGCTTCGCCGCCGACCTGCCCCGCCTGCCCGCTTTCGGTGCCGGCGCCGGCCTTTACGCTGATGTACTGAACGTCCATCCCGACTTCGTGCAGGAACAGCCGGACGCCCTGTACCTGGGGCAGTTCGCGCTGGCCAGGCTCGCGGCCGGCAACGGACTTCTCGACTCCACGCCCCTGTACCTCCGGGAGTCCGACGCCCAGGTCCCCGGACCGAGGAAGAGGGCCCTGTGA
- the tsaE gene encoding tRNA (adenosine(37)-N6)-threonylcarbamoyltransferase complex ATPase subunit type 1 TsaE: protein MITNGQAALPNWEETLTATTAEQTHALAVRLAAVLEAGDLLVLSGELGAGKTTFTQGLGEGLGVREGVISPTFVLVRIHPNLPEGPRPGGPDLVHVDAYRLGSAAEIDDIDLENTMDSSVTVVEWGKKRVEHLSESRLEIDLHRAIGLGAELPPAGLDFDTEDADEPRTIVIRGYGPRWPEAPELGAVNEGVR, encoded by the coding sequence GTGATTACTAACGGCCAAGCTGCCCTGCCCAACTGGGAAGAAACCCTCACCGCGACGACGGCGGAACAGACCCATGCGCTCGCCGTCCGCCTGGCTGCGGTCCTGGAGGCCGGGGACCTGCTGGTGCTGAGCGGTGAGTTGGGTGCCGGAAAGACCACATTCACCCAGGGGCTGGGAGAGGGGCTGGGCGTCCGGGAGGGCGTCATTTCCCCCACGTTCGTCCTGGTCCGCATCCACCCCAACCTGCCGGAGGGCCCACGGCCCGGCGGCCCGGACCTGGTCCATGTGGATGCCTACCGGCTGGGGTCAGCAGCCGAGATTGACGACATCGACCTTGAAAACACCATGGACTCCTCCGTCACGGTGGTGGAGTGGGGCAAGAAGCGGGTGGAGCACCTCAGCGAAAGCAGGCTGGAGATCGACCTGCACCGGGCGATCGGGCTCGGCGCTGAGCTGCCCCCTGCCGGCCTGGACTTCGACACAGAGGACGCGGACGAGCCCCGCACCATCGTCATCCGCGGGTACGGTCCCCGCTGGCCTGAAGCGCCGGAACTCGGCGCCGTGAACGAAGGCGTCCGCTGA
- the alr gene encoding alanine racemase yields MTYPATTGEFSAAPGPGPRYERSAVIDLDAIRHNVRRLAAAASPAKVMAVVKADAYGHGAVPVARAALEAGAAWLGVAHISEALALRAAGIDAPLLAWLHTTESNFGAAVAAGVDIGCSGWELDSIVAAARDQERPARIHLKVDTGLGRNGAALDTWDQLVGEAMEYQDQGLLRVVGIFSHLAVADEPERPETDQQLATFREVLAVAEDAGVDPEVRHLANTPATLSRPDTHFDLVRVGLGIYGLSPFSGQTSAELGLRPAMTLRTLVSQCKDVPDGQGVSYGLRYHTSGPSTLGLIPMGYADGVPRVATGGPVRVAGTTYPVVGRIAMDQMVIDMGDAGPAGADLLGAEAELFGDGADGGPTADDWARAAGTINYEIVTRISPRVPRCFVNEGGPGSVSSQEKLP; encoded by the coding sequence GTGACTTACCCCGCAACAACCGGAGAATTCAGTGCTGCCCCGGGGCCCGGCCCCCGATATGAACGGTCCGCCGTGATCGACCTCGACGCCATCCGGCACAACGTCCGGCGCCTGGCCGCCGCCGCCTCCCCGGCGAAAGTCATGGCCGTGGTCAAGGCTGATGCGTACGGGCACGGTGCGGTTCCCGTGGCGCGGGCAGCCCTGGAGGCAGGTGCGGCCTGGTTGGGCGTGGCCCACATTTCGGAGGCCCTGGCGCTGCGCGCTGCCGGTATCGACGCGCCATTGCTCGCCTGGCTGCACACCACGGAAAGCAACTTCGGCGCTGCCGTGGCGGCCGGCGTCGACATTGGCTGCTCGGGCTGGGAGCTGGACAGCATCGTTGCCGCGGCCCGGGACCAGGAGCGCCCCGCCCGCATCCACCTGAAAGTGGACACCGGCCTGGGCCGGAACGGAGCCGCCCTGGACACCTGGGACCAGTTGGTGGGAGAGGCAATGGAGTACCAGGACCAGGGCCTGCTGCGCGTAGTGGGGATCTTCTCCCATCTTGCGGTCGCCGATGAGCCTGAGCGCCCCGAAACAGACCAGCAGCTGGCCACATTCCGGGAGGTCCTTGCCGTTGCGGAGGACGCCGGGGTGGACCCGGAGGTCCGGCACCTTGCCAATACCCCTGCCACGCTCTCCCGGCCGGACACCCACTTTGACCTGGTCCGGGTGGGCCTCGGAATTTACGGTCTCTCGCCTTTCAGCGGGCAGACCTCCGCCGAGCTGGGACTGCGCCCGGCGATGACCCTGCGGACCCTGGTCTCGCAGTGCAAGGACGTCCCGGACGGCCAGGGCGTCTCCTACGGCCTCCGCTACCACACCAGCGGCCCCAGCACGCTGGGCCTGATACCGATGGGTTATGCCGACGGCGTTCCGCGCGTCGCTACCGGCGGCCCGGTCCGGGTGGCAGGGACGACATATCCCGTGGTGGGCCGGATCGCGATGGACCAGATGGTCATCGACATGGGCGACGCCGGCCCCGCCGGTGCGGACCTGCTCGGTGCGGAGGCGGAACTCTTCGGCGACGGCGCGGACGGCGGACCCACCGCCGATGACTGGGCGCGGGCGGCCGGAACCATCAACTATGAGATCGTCACCAGGATCAGCCCCAGGGTGCCGCGTTGCTTCGTCAACGAAGGGGGCCCGGGCTCCGTGTCCAGCCAGGAGAAGCTCCCGTGA
- a CDS encoding carbohydrate kinase family protein, protein MDAIPARPFDPLAAVRPPSTPGFDVLLAGTVFQDIIFTGLPHAPEPGTEIWSDGMGSCPGGVANQAIAAARLGLKTGLAAAFGDDGYGDFNWKILSGQEHVDLSLSRKVPGWHSPVTVSLCVEKDRSMVTHGHAAPITSSELIGDPPPALAGIAEVGREIEPWAKAAHHAGVKLFGDVGWDPSGEWAPARLDNLQYFHAFLPNQREAMAFTGKDDPWTALYALADRVPVAVVTLGAQGAMAVDSETGEEEWVPSLPVKAYDPTGAGDCFDAAFIVGSLAGWPLGNRLRFANLCASLAVQEVGGSLAAPGWGDIADWWKRANARPERQTSQWLRRFGFLADIIQDVPLAAQRRASATIAHLSDA, encoded by the coding sequence ATGGACGCGATCCCAGCCCGCCCTTTCGACCCCCTGGCAGCTGTCCGCCCGCCCTCAACCCCCGGATTCGATGTGCTGTTGGCCGGAACAGTTTTCCAGGACATCATTTTCACAGGCCTTCCGCACGCGCCGGAGCCCGGCACCGAAATCTGGAGCGACGGCATGGGCAGCTGCCCCGGCGGGGTTGCCAACCAGGCCATCGCCGCGGCGCGGCTGGGGCTGAAGACAGGACTGGCCGCCGCGTTTGGGGACGACGGCTACGGAGACTTCAACTGGAAGATCCTGTCCGGGCAGGAGCACGTGGACCTCTCCTTGTCGCGAAAAGTGCCGGGCTGGCACTCACCCGTGACGGTCTCCCTGTGCGTGGAGAAGGACCGGTCGATGGTGACCCACGGCCACGCCGCGCCCATCACCTCCTCAGAGCTGATCGGGGACCCGCCGCCCGCCCTCGCAGGCATCGCGGAAGTGGGCAGGGAGATTGAGCCGTGGGCCAAGGCAGCGCACCACGCGGGGGTCAAGCTGTTCGGCGACGTCGGTTGGGACCCCAGCGGAGAATGGGCGCCTGCCCGGCTGGACAACCTGCAATACTTCCACGCCTTCCTCCCCAACCAGCGCGAGGCCATGGCCTTCACCGGGAAGGATGATCCCTGGACCGCCCTCTATGCCCTGGCGGACCGGGTCCCCGTAGCGGTGGTAACGCTCGGGGCGCAGGGCGCCATGGCCGTGGACTCCGAAACGGGGGAGGAGGAATGGGTGCCGTCGCTTCCGGTCAAGGCATACGATCCCACGGGCGCGGGAGACTGTTTCGACGCCGCGTTTATCGTCGGCAGCCTGGCAGGCTGGCCGCTGGGCAACAGGCTGCGTTTTGCCAACCTCTGCGCCTCGCTGGCGGTGCAGGAGGTGGGCGGATCGTTGGCCGCCCCCGGCTGGGGCGATATTGCCGACTGGTGGAAGCGCGCAAACGCCCGTCCCGAGCGCCAGACAAGCCAATGGCTGCGGCGTTTTGGCTTCCTCGCCGATATCATCCAGGACGTCCCGCTCGCCGCCCAGCGTAGGGCTTCGGCAACCATCGCCCACCTCTCGGACGCCTGA
- a CDS encoding family 4 glycosyl hydrolase yields MRLLIAGGGGFRVPLIYRALASGRFAGMVSDLVLYDVDPARLEAITAVLRSMPEAPGARLPIHSTTDLPEALAGAGMVFAAIRPGGTAGRVADEKVAQDLGLLGQETTGPGGISYALRTIPHMLRLALLMRVHCPDAWLINFTNPAGMVTEALLPVLGRKVIGICDSAGALVQRAARAAGAALPEGRLDGVGYYGLNHLGWLYRLESGGRDLLPELLRNPRVLGSFEEGRLFPQPFLAGLGALPNEYLYYYYRQDAARTAMRAMARTRGESIHSQQQELYPRLAAAGADAFRLWQEARRSREEGYLAEARSEGGQREESDLAGGGYEQVALAAMHALSGGGGTQLILNTRNSLPGGQDTAGPATAGPATAGTGTAGPTTAQPAAPEPAIPGLPADAVVEVPCTVTKDGAVPLAQQAPPEPQLALLRRVKEVERLTVRAAADGDRDAALEAFTHHPLVDSRELGVQLLAGYEREFPALADLWRRGGH; encoded by the coding sequence ATGCGGCTTCTTATTGCCGGCGGCGGGGGTTTCCGGGTGCCGCTGATATACCGGGCACTGGCCTCCGGCCGCTTCGCCGGGATGGTCAGCGACCTCGTGCTGTACGACGTCGACCCCGCCCGCCTCGAGGCAATCACCGCTGTTCTCCGCAGCATGCCGGAAGCGCCCGGTGCACGCCTTCCCATCCATTCCACCACTGACCTTCCGGAGGCGCTGGCAGGTGCCGGAATGGTGTTCGCCGCGATCCGGCCCGGCGGGACGGCAGGACGGGTGGCGGACGAAAAAGTGGCTCAGGACCTTGGCCTGCTGGGGCAGGAAACGACCGGCCCAGGCGGGATTTCCTACGCCCTGCGGACCATCCCGCACATGCTCCGCCTTGCCCTGCTGATGAGGGTGCATTGCCCGGATGCCTGGCTGATCAACTTCACCAACCCCGCGGGCATGGTCACGGAGGCGCTGCTGCCCGTGCTGGGCCGGAAGGTGATCGGCATCTGCGACTCCGCAGGGGCCCTGGTGCAGCGGGCTGCGCGGGCGGCGGGCGCGGCGCTTCCGGAAGGAAGGCTCGACGGCGTGGGCTACTACGGGCTCAACCACCTGGGCTGGCTCTACCGGCTGGAGTCCGGCGGGCGGGACCTGCTGCCGGAGCTGCTCCGGAACCCGCGTGTGCTGGGCTCCTTCGAGGAGGGCCGGCTTTTCCCGCAGCCGTTCCTTGCCGGCCTTGGAGCGCTGCCCAACGAATACCTGTATTACTACTACCGGCAGGATGCTGCGCGGACGGCGATGCGCGCCATGGCCCGGACCCGCGGAGAATCCATCCACAGCCAGCAGCAGGAGCTCTATCCACGGCTGGCCGCGGCGGGCGCCGATGCCTTCCGGCTGTGGCAAGAGGCGCGCCGGTCCCGCGAGGAGGGCTACCTGGCGGAGGCCCGCAGTGAAGGCGGGCAGCGGGAGGAGTCCGATCTGGCGGGCGGCGGCTACGAGCAGGTTGCCCTCGCCGCGATGCATGCCCTGTCAGGAGGAGGCGGCACTCAGCTGATCCTCAACACCCGCAACTCCCTCCCCGGCGGGCAGGACACCGCCGGGCCAGCCACCGCCGGGCCAGCCACCGCAGGAACAGGCACCGCCGGGCCAACCACCGCTCAGCCAGCCGCCCCGGAACCGGCGATTCCCGGACTGCCGGCGGACGCCGTCGTCGAAGTTCCCTGCACGGTGACCAAGGACGGCGCGGTACCGCTGGCCCAGCAGGCTCCCCCGGAGCCGCAGCTGGCACTCCTCCGGCGGGTGAAGGAGGTGGAGCGGCTGACGGTGCGGGCGGCCGCGGACGGTGACCGGGACGCGGCCCTCGAAGCGTTTACGCACCACCCACTGGTGGATTCCCGGGAGCTAGGCGTGCAACTGCTGGCGGGCTACGAGCGGGAGTTCCCTGCGCTCGCGGACCTGTGGCGCCGTGGCGGGCACTAA
- the mshA gene encoding D-inositol-3-phosphate glycosyltransferase produces MALIRRVALLSLHTSPMEQPGAGDAGGMNVYIRELASALAEAGVEVEIFTRSTSTHQPAVEHPDPGVCVHNVLAGPLKKIPKEELPGLLHSMVAEIEQIRRRQPHGRYDVIHSHYWVSGIAGLELSELWGVPLVHTMHTMAKVKNLLLESGEQPEPRRRELGEHRIVDGAARLIANTSAEAAELVSHYGATYERIDIAPPGVDLSTFTPAFRARSRAERGIRPGTFHLVFAGRIQRLKGPQVLVRAAALLRQRRPDIDLQVTILGSLSGNKEFNLRRLVSEAAMDDVVTQLPPVKAPELAAWFRAADVVVMPSFSESFGLVALEAQACGTPVVATRVGGLSRAIFHGRTGLLVDGHHAADWADALEALYDDPATREDMGRAAGIRAQNSGWARTAAITLESYHAAVDRYSGSRLVQAFPAS; encoded by the coding sequence ATGGCACTGATCCGCAGGGTCGCTTTGCTCTCCCTCCACACCTCCCCCATGGAGCAGCCGGGCGCCGGCGACGCCGGCGGGATGAACGTCTACATCCGCGAACTCGCGTCCGCATTGGCCGAGGCAGGAGTTGAGGTGGAGATCTTCACCAGGTCCACCTCGACCCACCAGCCCGCCGTCGAGCATCCCGATCCCGGCGTCTGCGTCCATAACGTCCTGGCCGGGCCCCTTAAGAAGATTCCCAAGGAAGAGCTTCCGGGCCTGCTGCACAGCATGGTTGCCGAGATCGAGCAGATCCGCCGCCGCCAGCCGCACGGGCGCTACGACGTGATCCATTCGCACTACTGGGTCTCCGGAATCGCAGGGCTGGAGCTGTCCGAACTCTGGGGCGTGCCGTTGGTCCACACCATGCACACCATGGCCAAGGTCAAGAACCTGCTGCTGGAATCGGGCGAGCAGCCGGAGCCGCGGCGGCGGGAGCTGGGCGAACACCGGATCGTGGACGGCGCGGCCCGGCTGATTGCCAATACCAGCGCCGAGGCCGCCGAACTGGTTTCCCATTACGGTGCCACGTACGAGCGGATCGACATTGCCCCGCCCGGCGTGGACCTCAGCACCTTCACGCCTGCCTTCCGGGCACGGTCCCGGGCGGAACGGGGCATCCGTCCCGGGACGTTTCACCTCGTTTTCGCCGGCCGCATCCAGCGGCTGAAGGGGCCCCAGGTCCTGGTCAGGGCCGCCGCGCTGCTCCGGCAGCGCCGCCCGGACATCGACCTCCAGGTCACCATCCTTGGCTCGCTGAGCGGTAACAAGGAATTCAACCTCCGCCGCCTGGTCTCCGAGGCGGCCATGGACGACGTCGTCACGCAGCTTCCGCCGGTCAAGGCACCGGAGCTTGCGGCGTGGTTCAGGGCGGCGGACGTAGTGGTGATGCCTTCCTTCAGCGAGTCTTTCGGGTTGGTGGCGCTCGAAGCGCAGGCCTGCGGAACCCCGGTTGTGGCCACGCGCGTGGGCGGGCTGTCGCGCGCGATCTTCCACGGCAGGACCGGACTGCTGGTGGACGGGCACCACGCCGCCGACTGGGCGGACGCACTTGAGGCCCTTTATGACGATCCCGCTACCCGCGAGGACATGGGGCGGGCCGCCGGCATCCGCGCCCAGAACTCCGGATGGGCCCGCACCGCCGCCATCACGCTCGAAAGCTACCATGCCGCCGTCGACCGTTACTCGGGGAGCAGGCTCGTGCAGGCCTTTCCGGCCTCATGA